DNA sequence from the Plodia interpunctella isolate USDA-ARS_2022_Savannah chromosome 12, ilPloInte3.2, whole genome shotgun sequence genome:
taggtatcgttacatttatctgtacaattaaatttctctaataattttgactccttacaaaaaattgtttggtcacgcgaacgaagtcgcaggcatcaggctagtttataatataatacatgcACTAGGAGCCCGTCctgacttcgctcgggtaacaCCATAAttaaaaccttcctcaggaatcacactatctattggtgaaaaagtataacattccgttttgagtttatacagataaacagacagatgcaACAGTGGTAcctgtttttataatatgtaaggacgTAAGGGTGTCTGTCTTTCAGTGATCCACATTAGAGGACTGGTCTCGGGCTACCAAACGTACGATCTGATGCAGAGGGGCAAGGTCTTGGGAGACGGCGCTAACGAGCTGCTGGTGGAAGACTTGCCGGATGAAAACGTATAGATTCCACGTAGGTGCTCGTCGCTAtaacattcacatttattatttatgtatttccaCCGTTGTTACTAGTGTCGcccatttttctttctttctataaaGAGTACCTTAAAATAAAACGGATTTTCACGGAACGGAACGGAACCCTAAACCGTGCGTGGCCTGACACGGCCGGTTATTTAGACAGACTataagtacaattttaatttttcataagaGTTTTTTgcatcaataaaattgaaaagtcTGTGGCAATGAAATCCTGAACGGATtcacatataattataattcaaatatatgtatttgtaatttgttgATATCATCTTTCCCAACGTTTAATTTGCCGACTGGTAGCCGGCTACCtataacaatagttttttgtaagtataaaatCTCTTGCGTCGACATTATTATTCTTCCCTAAAACCGTGTGCATTGAATAGGTATAACTTgcctaaattatattatgtgagtaaatatacaatagaattaataattaaattttaaagttaaataaattaaaatgtgccATACACGTATTTGTTGTTAAGTGTTACGTGTTTTATACCAATATTTTCAAGTATCCTACCTGACAACGGTGCTTGTGTTGTAAGGAGGTTTTCGTGTTCGTTACCATCGCGATTGACGATAACTTTTTTGAAACTTCGCAAAGGACCTAAGGTACCGTATCTTACCACttcgtatatatgtatttagttattttgtaacaagGCTGTTATCTACCTACATAtcctaagaaaataaaaaataaaaagtgaaaaagatagtttttatgtgataaagtttaatttggtAAGTTAACTGTGTAAGTAGATAtaacattgaaataattagGTTTTGTATGTTCAATGTTTCATACCTCAAAAAGTAAAACGAAACCTTTGTAAAGTCATATCTAATTCGTCATCGTCTATCCGACCGACACAGCCACTTTTCCCTAAATAACTGATTTGAAATGTACTATTGTTTTATGTGACCTAGAGACAGAGACGAAAAAAATTATCgtatcaataattaaatattaatatcaataatttaattaactttgttTTAGGAGCTACTactaacattttgaaaaacaatcGCGAAATACATTTGTCgtctaaaatattgaaattaaataggtattatatgcagtgtatataaaaatacctagcccataaaataaaaataattgttcgtCCTTGGGTCACAGACGTAAGTCTttttgagttgaaatttcataaaacacatctcaatcggttcagtagtttcggggTAAACTAAATGTACGGTCGAACGGATAGAGAGatactcgaaaagaaaaaccTACATGTAACGTAGGTATAAATTCGGAACTCTCACGCGAGCTCAACTCGCACTTTACCGATGATTTCTATTAACACATGTGCATcatgtaaaagtaaatatgtacctatattgttatatattaccatagataaatattgttttaattagaattaagtctcatacatacatatgtaatgtaatgaatataaataattttatttgtgtcgGTCAAATGTCATAGCATAGCATAAAATCACTATTTtgctaaaaatcaaatttctaTACCTAGTATCAGCACAATTTGatagtacatattttatacacctataacgacaaaaataatactataataataatatagatctagttagtaggtactggtataattacaaaaaaaaatacctaaaaaaacaaaagaattacaattttctctaaattatttaaaacattttcaaataaagtatttgacaaaaattgtacaaaaaatgtttgtaataatttaaagaaaagtgtaactttttgtaattttgaccACCTAGGTATTTTAGTTATTGTccaaaaatcattattataactatgttAATTAGTAATAAAGTTACTTCCATGGATATTTGACTGTTTGTCGCTCAACTGAAAAAGTTCGTGAAAACTAAGTGCAAACAAAATGATTCTTTGAATCTCCTTTAAAGTATCGGCAATAATCGAAAggctgtaaaaatatttcagatttGTCCAGGCGCATGTTTGAACACTTACTCAAATACCTATAACAGAACAGATAGAAAACAGACTCTTGCGGGAATCGCGATTGCGACTTTagaattataacatttatatataggtacctattatgatttaaacatataactttcaaagtacctactaactTCCTAAATGGGCAAATTAATAAGGCCTTATAGGTGCCATATCTTAACTTAAcataacttatatattaacataaCCATGTTTTCGGCTTTAGCGTGTTATTAACTTTACCCAGTTCGTACATTAATGTTTATACTCAATTATTACGGAACTTTTGCCACTTGtagactaaaaataattctttgtCCGCGTTGTaatgacaacaaaaaaattacttaatttggCAAACTGATTACCCGcttatatgtttaaatttatacataaatatttaggtCTGTGGAAAtgataagtattttatgtgtgtatattatatacaacttATTTTTCGGTTTGCTAAACAGTCGATAAACATACAAGAGAAGAACAAATTGCCATTGCCGCACTTTGCATGTATTATAATggcggctccacactatcagTGAACAGTTCACCAAACTTTGGCAGTTTCGgtagatttttcattgcgttaaataaaagcattcatacaaactacgcaatgttaaTGCATTCGCGTCTCCATCAGTCagacgccgacgcgaatgcataaCGATAGTGTGAAGCCTACATAACACATCAGTAAGATATTCCATTATAGTGTAGGTATATGTACATGAATgcatgaagaagaagaagaagaatctcCTTCTTCTTCTATCCCAACTCCCACTTTATTTGGGTCGGGTCTTCTCGTACATTTAGCTAGAGATGTTAACACCGGTTTGTTTGGGGATTGAGCCTCCTCTTTGTGGATTTCTATTTCCATGTAGGTATTACATCTACTGCTTACGTGATAAATTGCTAATTACCTATCTACTGCTTATCGCTCCCATGTAAGCACATTgttcctcagccgttaagcgtATCGGAGCTCGAAGCCCAGGGATGTGCTTACATGGTTTAACGTATTTATAACAGCTtagacattattattttatatcctaGTACCAAATTACTTTAGACATAAGTATCTAAtctgataattttatattctgggtttaattaagttttgacTATGTACTCGTAGTTATGACAATTTTCTACctgttaataaaatctaaattcaaTACTgcttacttttaattttaacaatacaaCAAACCAGCCAGTTTAAAAGCTAGGTGTGATGTGAAATAGACGAAAAGGACACAAGATCTGCTACTGTATACATGCCCTCTCAACCTATCGctggttgactgtaagagatccctacatgggataagtccgccgttgtacaatgtatctttcttgtattaattttgattaatatgcttattttcgtgcaataaagttattacaaacaaataaacaagattTACTTGTGTCCTTTTCGTCGATTTCACATCATAATTTCAAGTATTCTTTACTTGACGTTATCCATTTTGTGTTAGTATTACTAAAACCCTTCAAAACAAATCATgacagaaattattttttttaaattataacatcgagttcattatattttttaattagaattgGAACATCGCGtaatatagatttagaaggttgactatatatatgtatataacaaaattacagtTCTTCGCGAGCGTTTAGCTGTTTATAAAAACTACGACCCAATATAATGGTGTACACACTTGCTCctgaaaaaatagaaaataagatACTTATTAGTAATATGGATGAGAAATTACCTAACATAggtataagtatttaataaaagaagaatttatttattttatattaagtataacaattattttaaacgttAACGTGAGTaacgaaaatttatttattcaattacacTCCGCTTTAATCGAAAGGCAGCAGACATGTATCTGATTTGCCCAGGCGCATTCAATCAAACACTTACCCAAATATAACAGTTCGGTACTGATAATGAACACGTTGAAGTCCTCGACGTTCAAGAAGAAGATGGAAGAGCTCGTGATGAAGATGACGACCCACACCGCAAAGTAAGTCTTTATGATTGGGGCTTTTTCCTAGGAACAATTTTCACGATTCATTATTTCAGTCTTATGATGTACACTCAGAATACAGAAATGGATGTAAACTGCTGAGAATAGGTCTCTCCATTTCGCATTCATTAGTAATCCttctctgtcctgtgcctctctCATCCAAGTGCGATCCATCCACCCGCTATTTTCATGATCGTTCGTTACTTCTTTCAAAGAAATCTCGATCCGATTTTAACGAATATGGTTTAGTCTAAAATACTATCTATTGCGCTGCGTGCGATAGAAAGCGAGGCAGTTCGTGCttaattaataggtattttaatattaaatttgcgTTTCTGGAGAaacgattttcaccaattaatttatgagaaatctctttgattttgattacTATACTGGGTACCTACTATAGATAGTTAAAGTAACTAGCGTTTGCCCGCGTCGATTTCTCTTTTCTTCATCTTTTATCATCTTTAAATGTAACTCATCCATGCTAACCATCTACatgtaaataggtatgtaaaatacatatataatactatcGACTCTCTCCGCCCCGTTTCGTATGGTCGGTTATCGTCGTTCGACGTAGGTAAGTATTGTTCAGTACGTGGCAATTTTTTAGACTtactacttataaataatctataagaaattatttaaatgttggtGAAAACCCCATTGCaataagttgaaattttttcttttttggagTCATaggcaatataatttaatgttttaataaacaaattctcatttatttttacaggtatttttactacaaaagacttgatattttttatatgttaagTATCCCGCATTTAAAGAAATCATACCGCTATTTTTACTAATtggttttcaaaataaataaaatcctaaATCCCTTTAGGGGTGAAGTTCAcaagcgtttgaacgcggcgtgtagcgtttaaTTAgtgtgataatatatatatttttttcaattaaacatttataaaattaacattgtactttacttatttaaaaatcaggATCAATacattgattactgtgtatggtacaatttaataaacactgaTGACATCCCGTTCAAGTTCcagttcaaaacgctcgtgaaattcacccttcGACTGAAAACAAATGTGGCAACGCTGTTGAGTAGGAAGATCTACCTGTGTAAGTCGAAGCGGGCAGCATGATCGACTTTATTACTagaagtacctatgtaaaaaattatagatgTATTGATTGATGGGCTAATAACGTATGACGTAGTTTATATTGCATATTGGAATATTAAGTGTAAAATATACGTTGTtaacataaatacttaattatagaTACGATGGAAAGCGGGCAATTCATTTCCTTAATTGCTAATGTTACTGGTATTACAACAATACgtttaatagatttattaagtattcggattaattatttttttctttaccaAAAACATtcatgtaggtaggtattattaaataataaattctgaaCACTTTTGCCCGTCGTACCAGTTCAGAAATCCGGTCAATCGGACcacggaaaaataatattttccacggttatattaccaaaaatatataaacccAGTGGCCATTTcgaaatattaaacatataagCTATTTAAGTTAAGCTTTAGCCCAAATAACACATAGTAGACGGTGACGCGACGACACGACGTAGTACGCTATGgtactggggtattatgtaatctgtggcACAGTATACCTACTAACTTCCCGTGCCGCTTGCTCCGATACCAACTAACTCTACCCCCCAAATGTCATAGCCATCTTAATCCTATTGCAATAGTACATCGTATGCAAACCattgattattaataaataatagttattataataaaataattgatgaaTATTTGATGACAGACATATTATATCTCTTTTTAGCATCGAGGAGAAAAGTAGCTTACCGTAATAATACCGTAAATGAAGATCATATCAAAGACGAATCGCACAAGGAACATGAGAGAGAGCAGGATGCACATGACGTAAAGGCCGGTCACGGGAGCGTCGATGTCGATATTTCCGGTCTTCTCCTTTTGGCCCGTTATGGCAGACATCACTATCATGATGACTGTCAGAATAAATGAACCCAActggaattaaataaatccgTTTTGATAATCCATCCACTTTGCTTTGATTGGTTCAATTCTCTCAGTACCTATATGGAATACGGTAACTTCTCAAAGAAATTGAAGTCAACGAAGAACATAAAAGTTTGACTTTCCATAATAACTCTGATCAGCCAAGTATGGGGGtaaattttgttgatttgTTCAATGGAATGTGGAATGGAAATGGAAAGTCGAAATTTTATGGCCTTTCACTGTAACTTTCTTTTAGAAGTACATTgaatacattataatgtattcAATGTACTAAgcgaaatgtaaataaatgtgcactgtataaaaaataaactgtaaacATGTAATACAAAGATTATTAATTACCTTAGAGGGTagctttatatttatgttcaaGGGCGGAACTTATTACATTcggcattctctaccagttAATCTTTAGGAAAAATGATAAGATAATACTTATAGAGGTGCCTGAAATATGAATATGTCAAATATCCTATCTGATAGTATAAATgccaaaataagtttatttgttacctcttcacgctctatatagatatagagCTCAacctaatcttcttgaaatttgcatcttttttcatcccggaaaagtAACTGTTCTCGTGGGAAATGTCGGTGGGAAAAAGCCGAAAGGAAAACgttaagaagattggttgagtagataaagtatGATGATACTCGTACAATCTACAACGACGATTTATTTGATTTCCTCAATAATAGTTCGTTGGATTTTCCCAATAAACTaagaatttagaaaaataacgcagaaaaacacacaaataatcaaatttaattaaaaaataatgaagaataaaattaacgttTATAAGTTTTAGACTGGCCGCAAAAGgcttttctaaaaaatattctattttctttttattctaaaaataaaaagtaaaacaaaagcgaccaatttatttgtattgaaatttatttaaccttttggcaattttatgattctataatagttttaatagtGAGTATACATAAACTTTCGCTCTAagattattatcatatcaaccTATCATTTATTGATCTTGGAGTGATATTCGCgagaattattgaaattagtgAAATATAACATTCTTATAAGATCTATTCTATCAATGCAGGTAAGTATATCAATGCCTAGgtactaatttaaattttttttaggtaGAAAACAATACTACGCTTTCGGATACTTTGAAGActttggttttattttgtaatggtaatttattatgtggcAATAGTGAAATTGATGAAAAACTCAAACATCCAATAggctacaaataaaaatacaaattaattgacaatgtatgtatgtaatttttaaaacatgaaataaatgaaaaatacttatacacACCGCATTGACGCCTCCCATTATCATGTTACCGGTTTTCAGATCGAAAACAAAGCAACATGTCTCCACTTCCGGTAAACCcattttctgaaataaaagcCTTTTTGCACACTTCAATCTAGTTTGGTATTACACGTACTAAAGATTAGGAGCTATAATATCTTaccacaattttataatttacgttTAAACCactgtatttattattggGATGATGATCCTACGAAACAAACGAAACTTGTAAAAGAAGTGATGCAGACTGCTCTGAGAGACGATCTTAAAATCTAGCAAAGAGTATGAAAACGCAGATGAGAGGACTGTATGAAGGCTTAAggttcatttttaaattattttttagggGGGTTTCTTACCCAAAGGGTAAAATGAGACCCTTTTACTGCTGTCCGTCCATCTGTTTGTCTATACGTCTGGCTATCTCATGAACCGTGATAGTTAAACAGTAGAAATTTTCACAGACGATgcttttcaatttaaaaaaaatttcaaataaaacgtttgtatttatattttttatagatagtgGCCGGAATGGTcggttgtatttttaaataccatGAACCTAAACGTACTTCCTGCTGGCATTCGCGCAGTCATTCTGTACGTTTTATATAGACCTACATAATAAGTATTAGTTAACGGAATAAGGGAAGATGAATGTCGTAGTTACGTAGTTTTCTTCCGTTTCTATTATTGCATTATTGTAATCATATCATTTCATAGAGTAAGGTACCTACGATACCTACTTTTCGTGCTTAGTCTTTGCATCTTTTTGGCGCCGCGATGGCTATGCGTAGTATGATCGATATAATATGTATCTATGAAAGTTGTCTGTCTGGGGATGCGTATAAACTGACCAGGTCATGGGAAAATTCGTCATACATAATAGTTATTATCACGTAGCCAAgaataaaagagaaaatataataatttagtattcGAGGTTTATATAAACTTCCGTTTAGATTGCTGTAAAAATCGAATATATAAACCAAATTTAAGATCAAAATTTGAGTgttgttcatttattatatagtcaGGTATTATGAAGCAATAAGTTTAAGGTAAGCAGCATAGGATAAAGTCATGTCTTAAAGCATTTTGTATTTCGCAGTAAATATGcatataggtattaaaaaaataaaatttctgagCGTTTCGGTCTAATCTTACTCCACGACTACTACAACTATGGTTCCCAGAGAACTTagcttttaatatttacaaaatattttttttgatatatgATAGATCTAATCTACGGAAATCACACTACAAAcgaggtaggtaggtatctacATTTGTGTCCACCATGTGTTGCAAGTATGTATAATCTGAGGCTGTAGATACTAATGGAGCTTGCACTGCTAGAACTAATTGATTCCAAATAATATTGCTCTTTCATCGGTGGGGAGTATTATCTCGCCTGTATCTTTAACTTCATGCTATAGCTTAATAGACCACCGCAAATGCCAGCTGATGAATCAAGATGGATGATGAAGTTCGGTAAAATGCGACACGCACGCACGTGCACCCGAAAGTCCTTTACTGGGTTAGTGCATCAAATCCATTTTTTCTTCATAACTATAGGACGTACTTTACTGTTTTAACTTATTGATCATGAAATacgtattttttagttttacattttacatacaagAAAAAACTACAATGTTTAATTCTTTTCATATACGAGTCAGTAGGTACATAGACAGCTGGACCCTTTTCCTTTTTACAATGTTGATGATTCAAAAACAATCGTGCATGAATTTCTCTACTCGCCATGTGTACTGCATGAAAGACAATTCCGATTTATTTAGGGTACGGAACCATATGATATTATGTAAAGACATTGGAAAacattcaaaatgtatttatctgTAATTGATATCCGATGTAATGAGATACATAACTTATAcagaatatgtttttatacttatggtgaattgcaccagtcaactttgacgttgactttaacctgcgcgccgctgacgtttaaacaaaatgacgTTGTATTTTTCTGCGCTGGTTAAagtaaacgtcaaagttgactggtgctaCCCATATTTAGTGTatcattaatgaaataataactaaCTTCCTTTGCTACGATGACGTGGACGGCTGGAaggaaataaactatttacaaTACTCGGGTAAATTGTGTACTAAATGTTTTTGCATACAAATGTAATCATTAATGGAAGTCACTCAAAAAAATCCACATGAACAAAATGGGTACTTGATAAGTATATTCATAGTAACAGGGTATAATaacaaggtcagaaaattatgtatactcagtaaaaaaaattgtatactcTAGATAATAGATTCACTCAATAAATTCAGatcgtttaattttgttacaaaaatacttacgaTCAATtaacataggtacttactataCAAGTGGGTTATGAAATGTATCTGATCAACTTATAATGAGAATACTCAActattatccttacatattataaaacaaagtcctctaccgcgtttgtctgtctggattttcacgcggttttcaccaatagatagagtgattcctgaggaaggtttaggggtataattaattatgtttttacccgagccaagccgagacgggccgctagttataactaaatgttatttcattgtaaaacaaaaatacctaGTAGGTATAGGTAAATTTATAGTTTGACGCAGTAACCTAAGCCGTAGAAGTCCGCTAGGCCCTGCGAAGGAAATATAAGATTTAATGCACGCAGCATTAAATCTTATATTTCCTTCGCAGCAACAGGAAAAAGGatattatgtaatacttaTGCACAATCATACGCACTGCAatcacatacaatacaatcaaGAAAACTccaataagtaaaattttcagtACCTACTACTACCTAGTTGGTATTTTGATAgcgaataaaattaacaacattaATCGAGAGTAGGTAGAGTTGGTGGGgcgataaaaagaaaattttaaaaagtcgaAATTGGCAAGTtacaactaatatttttatatttttatttatttatgctaaaAGTCATCAAAAGAATGCACTAAGTATGTTTAGTCAAGGATTTAAATGTACTAAGTGGGAAAGAAAAGTGAACTTTGGGAGTTGTTCTAGTTTTAATCTGTGGCAATGACTTGTGGCAAGCGAGCGGGGCAAGTGggagattatataatactagcttttgcccgcggcttcgcctgcgtcaATTTTGTCACGGGGACAATTGAGAGGTCTATAATTTCTTGTAGTATTTGATGAATGTCAATTGAATAGAAACTTGAATAGAAGAAgcttgaaaagaaaaaacataagAAACTCATTTTTACAGTTAtcgtaaatattaaatgaaatcgAAAAAGTGGAATAGGAttgaacaaatttaaaattaattttaggacTCGAATTATGGAATATTGTTTGTTCTCCCAACTCAACACTACAGGCCATGGGAAAagcatgtctgtctgttccagATTACACAAAAACAGTTTCGCGTATCAAAATGCACTCAACGCCATCTATTGTGTAGTGCGAACTAAAAATCCAAATCACAAGAGAAAATTTCTGAGAATAGATCATTTCTCAGCGGGACGTCTCTAGTCGGGAGGCAATAAATCCTATGGGGATTGTAAATATACTACCATTTCCCGTTTTAACATACTCTCTGCGCCATCTACCCATTTTTTATAgtactaaatttcaaaacGTGTATTGGCAGTCTTTTATCGTAAATCccgtaaaaaatgtaaatctaaAACTTCATGGCGCATATTTCTAGAATGACGATGTTTCAAACACTCttgcaacccctatttcacgCCCTTAGGGtaagaatttataaaattactttcttaGCGGACCGGATCCATAATCTACATTCCTGCCACATTTTATCTTTCATCACCTAAAAGagaatacaggtttttcgcaCGGGAACCATAGCTTTTTCCGGGAACAAcggaaatatagtttttaaggGTGACATATTCTGCAGGCTGCGTAACAGGcttgaattcaaatttaaattacgttGTTGTCTCAAATCTATGGCCTTGATTATCGGCTACAAAGTATATTCGCAGAAATTTTGGAACGTCAGTCCATAGCACAAATGAACCAATTAGATGTTAAACTTTGCTCTGAATTTTAAAGGTGATCGATCATGAAGGATGAATGCTCCTTCTGAAATTTTGTTGATCCAAAAGACGCCGCCGCCgcagaaacaaaaaaaagaatagaTCATTTTCGGGAATGCAtagttttgataattttaaggcaaaataaatagtctaaaaattttattcgaaTCAAAAATCCAAAAGGTCCGTGCGTACGTATTTCGAGCTTAACGATAATTTGGCGGCGGATACTCGACAAcgcattttaatttctttgtatGTGACGCCATCTTGTATGAGATTTAAATTGTAGCGAGTTCAGCTTCTATATTATATGGTGAAAGAAATAAACTGTCAATTTGtatactaacaaaaaatattttatgggaactattaattataagtgttttttagaatttaaataaaaaatataaataattacaaacttatttttgaaattacctAAGGGTGAACGTAAAgctaaaattatacttttgtcttacttcaaaaataacgaagttttatacaaacttacgCTCCCTATTTGTTTCGGGatagaatttcgggataaaaaggaGCCTATATTCTAATCCAGGCCGCaatctatctctgtgccgaaTTTCATTCAGATccatctagtagattttgtgtgatgcgcgcacaaacatacagacagacagacaaaaattctaaaaaacattgttatgGCTTCTATTGACCCTTAATAGTCCTGTTCTATTTTTCTTCGCAAATATCTCCTTAAATAGTCCAGTTAcagtttaattataagtaccagttacagttttattataagtatagttattatttaattaatgtatacCTGAAGTATTTAACTTTCTTGTCAAGCgtagaaataaaatgtcacgTGACGCCACTGCCCCAGGTGAAGCAACTTAGTCATATTGTGGATACAGAACCCTATGAATAGGTTAGCGGAAAGAATTATGAATAGTCTAATAATTATAGTAACAACACCTTTTGCATAACTTATTAAAGTCTACATAGCAGTGTAACTAAGTCAGTGTTTAGAAACTCGTTTTATTTGAGCGTGCCATCATCATGGaccgaatattttttaaagttaacgaTTTAAAATGCTctggtaaattatttattaataaatgttttatttttaattaagtcagGCACTGGTCGATAAAACTGTGACTTTTTCTGCCACGTCCAAACgtttttttctcataaatttattacagtgAAATAAAGGTCCAATTGTGGATTTTCCCATCATAAATGCAGAAAAAATGAACAACATTTTGAGAAggaattataaaaactacttttgtttattttattgaagttttaatttttaatttataagtgtttataagttacattaaaggtaggtacatagtttttagtttgaattaatataactttatggcaaattataaaactacttttgtaaaatgtttggAAAATTGTTCCATCTCCaagtttaatttcatttcaggCCATGGCTGAATATGATAAATATGGTTGTAAAGAAGGTTAAAAAGATATCGC
Encoded proteins:
- the LOC128674290 gene encoding uncharacterized protein LOC128674290; this translates as MGLPEVETCCFVFDLKTGNMIMGGVNALGSFILTVIMIVMSAITGQKEKTGNIDIDAPVTGLYVMCILLSLMFLVRFVFDMIFIYGIITEKAPIIKTYFAVWVVIFITSSSIFFLNVEDFNVFIISTELLYLGASVYTIILGRSFYKQLNAREEL